The region ATTCATGATGAATACAGACCAACAGGATTCTCTAGAACGTATCCTAATTTGTTAACTCAAGAAGGGATTCGTGGCGATGAGGAAACGGTGCCAAACGCACATACCTTAATTACTATGTTTACCCGAAGTTTAGCAGGTGCCGCAGATAATACGGTGTGTTATTATAACAGTCGCGTAGATAAAATGGGGTCGCATGCCTCGCAATTGGCTAAAACGGTTTGTATTTTTAGTCCACTACAATTTTTATACTGGTACGATAAAGCGCCATCAGCACCAATTAAAGACGATGGACTTTGGGGCGATACGCGTACCATTGGTAACGAGCCAGAACTAGAATTTTTTAACGCCGTACCCACCACTTGGGACGAAACTAAAGTGTTACGAGCAGATATTGGAGAATTAGGAATTATAGCACGTAGAAAAGGTAACGATTGGTTTGTTGGCGGAATAAATGGTGTTACACCACATGATGTGACTCTCGATTTTTCATTCTTAGAGGAAGGAGCATCTTACAAGGCGAAAGTGTATACAGACGATGAGACTGCAAACACCAGAACTCAAGTAAAGATTGAAGAGAAAGATATCACAAACCAATCAAAATTAAATCTTAGCATAGACAGTAATAATGGTTTTGCTATGCACATTACTAAAGAATAAACGCTAAAGGTCATGAAAAATAAAGTTAGCATGTTAAAATACGTTGTAGTTTGCTTGTGTTTAAGCATTCTAGGATGTAAATCTAAAGAAGAACAACAACCAGAGGTTAAAAAGGAAATAAAAACACTGCCTAAGGAGCGTCCCAATATCATTTTTATGATGTCCGATGACCACGCCTATCAAGCCATTAGCGCGTATAGCGACCATTTAATTCAGACACCAAATATAGACCGTATTGCAGACGAAGGTATTTTATTTACCAATGCTTGTGTCTCGAATTCCATTTGTGCGCCTTCAAGAGCAACTATTTTAACAGGAAAACATACTCATATTCATGGAAAAGTGGATAATGTATTTCCGTTTGATGAGTCGCAGATGACGTTCCCTCAATTACTTCAAGAGGCAGGCTATCAAACCGCGATGTTTGGAAAATTACACTTCGGAAACAATCCAAAAGGGATAGACGAGTTTAAAATTCTTCCGGGTCAAGGACAATATTATAATCCAGATTTTAATACCAACGACGGAAAAATTACCGTAGAAGGTTATGTTACCGATATTATTATGGACATGACTTTAGATTGGTTACAAAACAGACGCGACGAAAATAAACCGTTTATGTTATTCTCTATGCAAAAAGCACCACACAGAGAGTGGTTGCCAGCGCCAAGACATTTTAAGGAATACACTAAAAAGACGTTTGTAGAGCCAGAAACTTTATTTGATGATTATGAAGGGCGCGGCACAGCGGCAAAAACTGCAGAAATGAATTTGTTAGAGCATATGAACTGGGCTGGAGATTCTAAACTATACCCAGAAATGATGGCAGAACTAGGCATTCCAGATAAGTCGGGTTGGGATTTAGAAGCGTTTGAACGTGAAGTTGGACGTATGAATCCAGAACAACGTGCGGTATGGGATTCGGTTTACAGACCTATGATGGAGGAGTTCAAGGAAAACTATCCAAATATGAATGAAACCGAATTAATGAAATGGCGTTACCAACGTTATATGCAAGACTATTTAGGATGTATTGCTTCGGTTGATGAAAATGTGGGACGTTTATTAGATTATTTAGATGAAACCGGTTTAGACGAAAACACCATTATTGTTTACACGTCAGACCAAGGATTTTATTTAGGAGAACACGGTTGGTTCGATAAGCGTTTTGTGTACGACGAATCCTTTAAAACTCCATTACTTATCAAATGGCCAAACGTCATTACACCAGGAACAACAAATACTGAAATGGTACAAAATTTAGATTTTGCACAAACCATTTTAGAAGCTGCTCATGTAGTACCACCATCAGATATGCAAGGTGAAAGTTTAATTCCATTGTTATTAGGAAACGATGAGGCATGGACAAGAGATGCTGTGTATTACCACTATTATGAATATCCAGGAATTCATATGGTAAAAAGACATTACGCCATTATTACCCAAGAGTATAAATTAGCACATTTTTATTATGATGTAGATGAATGGGAATTATACGACCGTAAAAAAGACCCGAACGAAATGACGAATGTAATTAACGACCCTGCTTATGCCGATGTGGTTGTGAAACTTAAAAAACAATTAGCAGATTTAAGAGCGCACTACGGCGATAGTTCTGAACTAGACCAGGAAATCTTACAGAAATATTTGGAAGCCAAAAACAATCCAGATATCGAAACCGTACCCTTACATTAATTTGAAAGATAACATATAATACCATGAAATTTTCAGTCTTATTAACCTTAGCGATAACATTCTGTTTAAATACCGTAACCATACAGGCCCAACAAACGGCCGAACACCCACGGTTGTTTGCAAAAACCAACGAAAGAGTAGGTTTAAAACAAAAAATAGAAACAGAAGATTGGGCAAAAGCATCGTATAGTGCTTTAGTCGAAGAGGTGGAGCCATATGTAAATCGTCATACAACAGATCCAGAATGGATTGTATCGCGATTGGCGATGTATTGGAAGGACGGCGAACACTTTACACAATGTTACATTAAAGGACAAGATTGGGATTATGGTGAAGGAAATGCACCCATTCCAACAGTGCGTTTACCAGGTATGCGTAAATGGAACGATTATGTAAATGTGCCATTAGAAGATAGAATTCCTTATAACGAATCTGGAGATATGTTAGGCATTAGCCGTTCTAAATCCGATAAAACACCAGTGTTAATTCCGTATAAGGAAACAGGGCATATGATTCGTGCCAATAATATGGAGATTTTAAAATTGGCAGAAAAATCAGCTTTCCTTTATTATATGACCCAAGATGAAAAATATGCGAAGTTTTCAGCAGATATTTTTTGGACTTGGATGTTAGGAACTTATTATATGAATCCACCTTTAGATCCTGAAGAGTCTGCCGGCGGACCAGGAGGATACGAGCCAGGCGGAATTTTAGGCTATTACGATTACGAAGTGATTCACGACGACCGACAAATTCCTATGGCGATTACATACGATTTTCTTTATGATTATCTCAATGCTAATCCTCATAAGCACTTAAAAGAAATAAATAAAACTACGGTAGATGTGTCTAGTGAAGTGTTTAAACGTTTTATAGAAATAGGATTGGTACGTGGTGGTAAAAAAGGAAACTGGAATGTAAACCGGTATAAAAACATTTTAGGAAGTATGTTGGTGTTAGAGTCTAATTCATTTTATAAAGATGGTAAAGGACGCGAATATTACATACCGTTTTACACTGAAAAATCGGGAGATCATTATGAGGGTTTACCAGAAATAATGGCAAATTATGATACTGAAACTGGATTGTGGCCAGAATCACCAGGCTATGCGTCGGGAATGATTCCTACAGTATTAGAAATGGGATTGCAATTGTATAAATCTGGAGTGAATACGCTCGCTGGAAATCCAATTATTGAAAAAGCAGCATTGGCTAATTTAGGCTGGTTAGACGCCCGTGGAAATCTAGTGGTGTTTGGCGATATGCGTGGTGGCGCTTTTAATATGTCGGCTTTTGAATCGTTATTAACCTATTCGACTTGGAAAGGTGATGATAAAACGGCGAAAACCATGGCTACGGTGATCAAGAAAAATATAGAGAATGGTCAATACGATAGAAATAAATCGAATTGGCAAGATATTATTTTCAATCAAACATTACCTGAGTCGGGAAGCGAATTACCTTATCACAGATCGGCGTATTCAAAATTTCATAGACACATGATTTTAAGAAATGGAAATGACGAGGAAAACGGATTAATGTTTACATTATACGGCGGACGCTATCAATCTCATTTAAGTAAAAACGGATTAGCCATGCAGTTTTACGGTAAAGGCTGGGCATTAGCGCCAGATGCTTCTGCTTACGAATCGTATTGGTCACCAGATGCAGGCTATCATCGTGGTATTACAGGATCTAACACTATAATTCCTGGATATAAAAATGGAGATATTACTGTTAATGCTATGGATCCAAAAACAGTAGATGACGGTTTTTATAATACAGAAGTGACTTCTAAAAATGTATCGTTCGCAGATGTTTCAGCAGACGAAAAACGTCGTGTTGTAGCCATGATTCGCACTTCTGAAACTACGGGATATTATGTAGACGTGTTTAGATCAGACCAAGATAATAACGATTATATTCATCATAATTTAGGTCATCAGGTAACATTAAAAAATACAAAAGATGCGCCTTTAGAAGTGAAAGCTGTTAGCAATTTAGGTACTGCATACGATAAAAATTACAGTTTCTTTAATAACCCAAAAAAGATAAAGTATACAGACGATTTTAATGCCACTTGGGATATTAATACGGTATCCCCAGAATTGCATGTAAATATGTGGATGCAAGGACAAGAAAATCGTGAGCTGTATGTGGTAGATGCGCCACCAACAACCTTACGCGATGATATTACACCTGGACAAATTAATAAAAGTCCGCAATCTACACCAACGCTAATTGTACGTCAGAATGGGATAAATGCTAAAAGTCACCCGTTTGTTGCTGTGTTTGAGGCTTATGAAAGCGGACAAAAATCAATAAAAAATATATCTAAGCTTGGAGAATATGCTGATTTATCGAGTCTAAAAATCGAATCGAAAAACAGTACACAAATTATTTGTAGTGCTATAGTTGCTAATAAAACATTTAAACCAACTAAAGGGCTAACCTTTCAAGGAACTTTGGGAGTAGCTTCAGAAAAACATGGTAAATTTGAATATCTATATTTAGGTGAAGGAAAGTTGTTACAATGGAATAATGTCAGTATAGAAGCAGTTGAAGGAAACGTTTCAGCAGAACTGAGATACGAAGATGGTAGATATTTTTATTCATCTGATAAACCCTTGAAAATTTCCCTTAAAAAAGGGAAGGCTAAAACCTATCCAGCCGGATATAATATTGAGATTAAATAAGTAAAAAGAGATGAGATTAATATCTGCTATAAGTTGTTTTATAATATTATTTGTTCAAATTTCATGTTCTAAAAACTCATTGGAATATCCCGTTCCAGAACACGTAGTATATAAAATTATTGAAGATGATACTTTAACCATGGATTTGTATAAACCTAATGGATTTAAAAAAGATAGTGTATATCCTACATTAGTGTTCTTTTTTGGTGGTGGATGGATTGGAGGTAGTGTAGATCAGCTTAGACCTCAAGCCGAGTATTTTGCTTCTCGAGGTATGGTAACCGTTTTAGTAGATTACCGCGTTAAAAAGAAACATGGAACTACTCCGTTTGAGGCTGTAGCCGATGCGAAATCTGCAATGCGCTTTTTAAAAACACATGCAAAATCTTTTCATATTAAAAAAAATAAGATAATAGCTTCTGGAGCATCAGCTGGCGGACATTTAGCTGCAGCAACAGCAATGCTTCCAGGATTGGATGAAGCAGGAGAAGACCTTAAAGTAAGTACAAAGGCACAAGCTTTAATTTTATATAATCCGGTTATAGATAATGGGCCAGGAGGTTATGGGTATGAACGTATTGGAGACCGTTATACCGAAATTTCACCTATGTATAACATTTTTAAAGATGTGCCTCCAACACTTATTTTTCAAGGCACCAAGGATAAACATATACCTAATGGTACTATGGAAAATTATAAAGCGAAAATTGAAGCAGTTGGTGGACGTTGTGAGCTTCATTTATATGAAGGTCAGTTACATGGTTTTTTCAATAAAGGAAGACAACCTGATGATAAATATTATATAGAAACCACTTTGGCAGCAGACGAGTTTTTACAGTCATTACACTATTTAAAAGGAAAATCAACAGTTTAAATCAAGATGTTTATGAAATTTTTTCAGATTTTAACATTTTTATACTGTATATGTATTTTAAGTTCGTGTGAGTCAGATCAAGAACAAAAAATTATTTACGTTTCTAAAACCAAGGTAGAAATGCCTAATGGAACGCAAGCATTGCCGTTTCAAGATTTAGAGGCTGCAGTAGAAAATGCGTATGAATTAAGACGTCTTAACCCAGAACTGCCAATCGAAATAAAATTAAAACCTGGCGATTATTATTTGACTCAAGCCATTACAATTACTCCAGCTTTAAATGGTTTAAAAATTACGGGTACTTCTCCCAAAGAGGTACGCATAAAAGGATCTGAAATCCTGCACCCTACATGGGAGGCGTTTAACGACAATATCGTTGTAAGTACGGTGCCAGAGCATTTAGATTTCGACCAGTTAGTTGTGAATGGTGAACCACAGATTTTGGCGCGGTATCCCAACTACGATGCAGATGCGCAGTATTGGAATGGTTCTGCTCCCGATGCGATTTCTAAAGAACGTATTGCAACTTGGAGCAATCCAAAAGGTGCTTATTTTCACGCGCTTCATGGCGGAAAATGGGGCGGTTTTCATTTCACCATTACTGGTGTAGACGAGCAAGGTGAAGCCATTTTAGAAGGCGGGCAACAAAATAATAGAGGCTCGCGATCACATGCAGAATTTAGAATGGTAGAAAATGTGTTCGAAGAATTAGACAGTCCGGGAGAATGGTTTTTAGACAAAGCGTCTCATAAATTATATTATTGGCCAAAAGAAAACACCAATTTAGAGGATTCTACTATAGAAGTGGCTGTACTAAAAGATTTAATTCAGGTGGTGGGAACTCTAGAGGAACCTGTTAAAGATGTTGAGATAAGTGGTATGTCATTTCAGCATACCAAACGTACTATCATGGAAGATTACGAACCTTTATTACGTAGTGATTGGTCTATTTACAGAGGAAGTGTTGTGTTTTTTGAAGGGACTGAAAATTGTATCGTACAGGATAACGAATTTGTACATTTAGGCGGAAATGTTATAATGGCAAGTAAGTACAATAGAGGCCTTCAAGTTACAGGTAACCATATCCACGATAATGGTGCCAGTGCTGTATCCTTTGTGGGCGACCCGTCTGCCGTGCGTTCTCCTTCTTTTAATTATGGTCAGTTTGTAGATTTAAAAGATATGGATACCCTAGCAGGATCCAAAAATGAATTATACCCCAGAGACTGTATTGTTGAAGACAATTTAATTCACCGCATTGGTAGAATAGAAAAGCAAACTGCAGGTGTAGAAATTGCCATTGCAATGGATATTACTGTGAGTCATAACAGTATTTACGATGTGCCTAGAGCCGGAATTAATATTGGAGACGGTACTTGGGGCGGCCATGTTTTACAATTTAACGATGTGTTTAATACGGTTTTAGAAACGCACGATCACGGATCGTTTAATTCTTGGGGTCGTGACCGGTTTTGGCATCCAAAACGCGGTGTTATGGATAGTATTACAACCAAAATTCCAGATATGTATACTTGGGATGCTGTAAAAACAACCATTATTAGAAACAATCGCTTCCGTTGCGATCACGGTTGGGATATAGATTTAGACGATGGTTCTTCAAATTATCATATTTATAATAATCTGCTGTTAAATAGCGGACTTAAATTACGTGAAGGATTTAATAGAGTCGTTGAAAATAATATCATGGTGAATAATTCTTTACATCCGCATGTGTGGTTTGCCAATAGTGAAGATGTATTTAAGCACAATATTGTAGGTAATGCTTATCAAGATGTTGGGTTATTAGGTTGGGGAAAAGAGTTAGATTACAACCTCTTTCCTAATGAAGAATCCATGATGAAGTCTCAAATTTACGACCGCGATTTACATAGTGCTTATGGCGATCCGCAATTTAAAGATCCTGAGCATTTAGATTTTACAGTAGCAGAAACCTCACCAGCATTAAAATTGGGCTTTACAAATTTTCCTATGGATAAATTTGGAGTACAAAAACCAGAATTAAAGGCGCTTACAAAAACGCCAGAAGTTCCCGTTATTAAGGATCCTTCAGAAAACACGAGTAGCCCTGTTGTGGCTTGGTTAAGAAATCAGTTAAAATCTGTAGATTCACCTCAAGAGCAATCGGCTTACGGATTAAATACGGCAGAAGGCGTAATTGTATTGCGTATTTGGAAACCAAGTCCGGCTGTACAAAATGGAGGAATAAAGAAAGGAGATGTTATTCTTCAGGCCGCCGGACAACCAGTAAAAACAGTACAAGATTTTTTCAGAATAAATGTGGAACATCCAGATGATGAAATGGATCTTGTGGTGATGAGAAATCAAACCGAAACACCAATAAAAATAAGAACAAATTAATTGAAAGTAAATTAACAAACTATGAAAATGAAAACGTTAAGGAATATGACTCTACTGGTAGTATTGATCATGTTAAATTTTGGATCGGCTATGGCGCAAGCAAGTTTTAAGAAAAAGCTGTCAGACGACGATCGTATGGAATGGTGGAGAGATGCCAAATTTGGGATGTTTATTCACTGGGGAGCATACTCTATTATTGGAGGCGAACGCGGTTCAAAAATAGCAGGCGGTGGCGCAGAATGGGCCATGGATAAATTAGATTATACTGTTGAAGAGTATGAGAAATATCCAGAAATGTTTAACCCGCAATTATTCGATGCAGATGCATGGGTTAAAATGGCTAAAGATGCAGGGATGAAGTATATTGTAATAACCTCTAAACACCACGAAGGGTTTGCGTTATGGGATTCTAAAGTGTCTAAATACGATGTAATGGATACAGCACCGTTTAAACGCGATGTGCTAAAAGAATTATCTGAAGCTTGTAAAAAACAAGGTATTAAATTTTGTGTGTACTATTCTATTGTAGATTGGCACCACCCACAAGCGCAAGGGAACTTATATCCTAATTATAACATTGCACAACATGACGACCCTTCTGTTGTAAATCCAGAATTTCCTAAGTATTTTCAGAACTATATGAAACCTCAGGTTAAAGAATTATTAACCAATTATGGCGATATAGGAGTGGTATGGTTTGATGGCGATTGGATTACCGATTATACTACAGAAATGGGGAAAGAATTATACGATTTTATCCGTGACATACAACCAAATACTATTGTAAACAATAGAGTAGATAAAGGACGTACTGGAATGGACGGTATGAATAATAAGCCAGGAGAATTTGCAGGAGATTTTGGGACACCAGAACAGGAAATTCCAGATACAGGAATCGATTCTGACTGGGAAGCGTGTATGACCATGAATGGAACTTGGGGTTACAAACCAGACGATAATAATTGGAAAAGTAGTGAGGATTTAATTGAAAAGTTAGTAGACATCGTTTCTAAAGGTGGTAACTTCTTATTAAATATTGGACCTGATGGTTTTGGAAGATTCCCAGCGCAAAGTATTCGTCGTTTAGATGCTATGGGACAATGGACTAAAAAGAACGGAGAAGCTATTTATGGCGCTTCAGCAAGCCCATACGAAAAACCAAAATGGGGACGTTACACCCAAAAAGATGGTGTTATATATGCGCATGTTTTCGATTGGCCTAAAGATGGATTGTTAAAACTAAACAAAGCTATTAAGTTCAAAAAAATAACGCTATTAACAGATCCAAACACAGAGTTAAAAGCTTTAGGTACCTCTAGAGAAGTTATTGTAGAAGTACCAATGTTGGCTCCAGACAGCCCCGTTTCTGTAGTGAAAATTGAGTTGGCTAAGTAATAGGAATTATTGTTAGAAAATAAAGAAGCAGACAAACAGTTTTAGAGCGGTTTGTCTGTTTTAGTTTAATAATATATGAAAAAATAGAAATGGCGAATATTTGCAAAATCAGTTTAGTGTATACCGTAGTCTTTATTTTAAATATGGGAATTGGATTCTCTCAAACCATACCTTTTGAAAAACCA is a window of Formosa sediminum DNA encoding:
- a CDS encoding alpha/beta hydrolase, encoding MRLISAISCFIILFVQISCSKNSLEYPVPEHVVYKIIEDDTLTMDLYKPNGFKKDSVYPTLVFFFGGGWIGGSVDQLRPQAEYFASRGMVTVLVDYRVKKKHGTTPFEAVADAKSAMRFLKTHAKSFHIKKNKIIASGASAGGHLAAATAMLPGLDEAGEDLKVSTKAQALILYNPVIDNGPGGYGYERIGDRYTEISPMYNIFKDVPPTLIFQGTKDKHIPNGTMENYKAKIEAVGGRCELHLYEGQLHGFFNKGRQPDDKYYIETTLAADEFLQSLHYLKGKSTV
- a CDS encoding PDZ domain-containing protein, whose product is MKFFQILTFLYCICILSSCESDQEQKIIYVSKTKVEMPNGTQALPFQDLEAAVENAYELRRLNPELPIEIKLKPGDYYLTQAITITPALNGLKITGTSPKEVRIKGSEILHPTWEAFNDNIVVSTVPEHLDFDQLVVNGEPQILARYPNYDADAQYWNGSAPDAISKERIATWSNPKGAYFHALHGGKWGGFHFTITGVDEQGEAILEGGQQNNRGSRSHAEFRMVENVFEELDSPGEWFLDKASHKLYYWPKENTNLEDSTIEVAVLKDLIQVVGTLEEPVKDVEISGMSFQHTKRTIMEDYEPLLRSDWSIYRGSVVFFEGTENCIVQDNEFVHLGGNVIMASKYNRGLQVTGNHIHDNGASAVSFVGDPSAVRSPSFNYGQFVDLKDMDTLAGSKNELYPRDCIVEDNLIHRIGRIEKQTAGVEIAIAMDITVSHNSIYDVPRAGINIGDGTWGGHVLQFNDVFNTVLETHDHGSFNSWGRDRFWHPKRGVMDSITTKIPDMYTWDAVKTTIIRNNRFRCDHGWDIDLDDGSSNYHIYNNLLLNSGLKLREGFNRVVENNIMVNNSLHPHVWFANSEDVFKHNIVGNAYQDVGLLGWGKELDYNLFPNEESMMKSQIYDRDLHSAYGDPQFKDPEHLDFTVAETSPALKLGFTNFPMDKFGVQKPELKALTKTPEVPVIKDPSENTSSPVVAWLRNQLKSVDSPQEQSAYGLNTAEGVIVLRIWKPSPAVQNGGIKKGDVILQAAGQPVKTVQDFFRINVEHPDDEMDLVVMRNQTETPIKIRTN
- a CDS encoding sulfatase family protein; translation: MKNKVSMLKYVVVCLCLSILGCKSKEEQQPEVKKEIKTLPKERPNIIFMMSDDHAYQAISAYSDHLIQTPNIDRIADEGILFTNACVSNSICAPSRATILTGKHTHIHGKVDNVFPFDESQMTFPQLLQEAGYQTAMFGKLHFGNNPKGIDEFKILPGQGQYYNPDFNTNDGKITVEGYVTDIIMDMTLDWLQNRRDENKPFMLFSMQKAPHREWLPAPRHFKEYTKKTFVEPETLFDDYEGRGTAAKTAEMNLLEHMNWAGDSKLYPEMMAELGIPDKSGWDLEAFEREVGRMNPEQRAVWDSVYRPMMEEFKENYPNMNETELMKWRYQRYMQDYLGCIASVDENVGRLLDYLDETGLDENTIIVYTSDQGFYLGEHGWFDKRFVYDESFKTPLLIKWPNVITPGTTNTEMVQNLDFAQTILEAAHVVPPSDMQGESLIPLLLGNDEAWTRDAVYYHYYEYPGIHMVKRHYAIITQEYKLAHFYYDVDEWELYDRKKDPNEMTNVINDPAYADVVVKLKKQLADLRAHYGDSSELDQEILQKYLEAKNNPDIETVPLH
- a CDS encoding alpha-L-fucosidase, with amino-acid sequence MKTLRNMTLLVVLIMLNFGSAMAQASFKKKLSDDDRMEWWRDAKFGMFIHWGAYSIIGGERGSKIAGGGAEWAMDKLDYTVEEYEKYPEMFNPQLFDADAWVKMAKDAGMKYIVITSKHHEGFALWDSKVSKYDVMDTAPFKRDVLKELSEACKKQGIKFCVYYSIVDWHHPQAQGNLYPNYNIAQHDDPSVVNPEFPKYFQNYMKPQVKELLTNYGDIGVVWFDGDWITDYTTEMGKELYDFIRDIQPNTIVNNRVDKGRTGMDGMNNKPGEFAGDFGTPEQEIPDTGIDSDWEACMTMNGTWGYKPDDNNWKSSEDLIEKLVDIVSKGGNFLLNIGPDGFGRFPAQSIRRLDAMGQWTKKNGEAIYGASASPYEKPKWGRYTQKDGVIYAHVFDWPKDGLLKLNKAIKFKKITLLTDPNTELKALGTSREVIVEVPMLAPDSPVSVVKIELAK